One segment of Stappia sp. 28M-7 DNA contains the following:
- the dctP gene encoding TRAP transporter substrate-binding protein DctP — MFKSFTRAALGLTTALALAVPAAHAADVVLKASHQWPGGKGDVRDEMVQILAREVAKANVGVEIKVYPGQSLFKANEQWGAMTKGQLDISAFPLDYASGRHPQFSATLMPGLVRNHDRAGRLNTSPFMDDIKKIVNDAGVVVIADAWLAGGFASKKQCITSPDTMQGQVTRAAGPAFEQMLVGAGASISSMPSSEIYTGLQTGVLDAANTSSGSFVSYRLYEQTTCLTAPGANALWFMYEPILMSKRSWDKLSKEQQDALMAAGKVAQDYFAAEAKGLDDKMIKAFKDAGVEVVEMSPENYDAWLAIAKETSYKNFSENVPGGEDLIAKALAVE; from the coding sequence ATGTTCAAGTCATTCACGAGGGCCGCTCTCGGCCTGACCACCGCCCTTGCTCTCGCCGTGCCGGCCGCGCATGCCGCCGACGTCGTGCTCAAGGCCTCGCACCAGTGGCCGGGCGGCAAGGGCGACGTTCGCGACGAGATGGTCCAGATCCTTGCCCGCGAGGTCGCCAAGGCCAATGTCGGCGTCGAGATCAAGGTCTATCCCGGCCAGTCGCTGTTCAAGGCGAACGAGCAGTGGGGCGCCATGACCAAGGGCCAGCTCGACATCTCCGCCTTCCCGCTGGACTACGCCTCGGGCCGCCATCCGCAGTTCTCTGCGACCCTGATGCCGGGCCTGGTGCGCAACCATGACCGCGCCGGCCGCCTCAACACCTCGCCCTTCATGGACGACATCAAGAAGATCGTGAACGATGCCGGCGTCGTCGTCATCGCCGATGCGTGGCTGGCCGGCGGCTTCGCCTCCAAGAAGCAGTGCATCACCTCGCCCGACACGATGCAGGGTCAGGTGACCCGTGCGGCGGGACCGGCCTTCGAGCAGATGCTGGTGGGAGCGGGTGCCTCGATTTCCTCGATGCCGTCCTCGGAGATCTATACCGGCCTGCAGACCGGCGTGCTCGACGCGGCCAACACCTCGTCCGGCTCGTTCGTGTCCTATCGCCTCTATGAGCAGACCACCTGCCTGACCGCGCCGGGCGCCAACGCCCTGTGGTTCATGTACGAGCCGATCCTCATGTCCAAGCGCAGCTGGGACAAGTTGTCGAAGGAGCAGCAGGACGCTCTCATGGCGGCCGGCAAGGTGGCCCAGGACTACTTCGCGGCCGAGGCCAAGGGGCTCGACGACAAGATGATCAAGGCGTTCAAGGATGCCGGCGTCGAGGTCGTGGAGATGTCGCCCGAGAACTATGACGCCTGGCTCGCGATCGCCAAGGAGACTTCCTACAAGAACTTCTCCGAGAACGTGCCCGGCGGCGAGGACCTGATCGCCAAGGCTCTGGCTGTCGAGTGA
- a CDS encoding TRAP transporter small permease subunit, whose product MSFYITAVSAVSRFFGLIAMVLTGSAALVVTHMVIVRYFLGGSTVWQTEFVIYALVAATFLGSPYVLLNKGHVNVDLLQLRAAPVPRRIMQTLSALAGIAFCALLAWSGWIYFHEAWSYGWRTSTVWAIPLWIPLLPLPVGVGLMVLQYIAEIMKIHGGAR is encoded by the coding sequence ATGTCCTTCTACATAACCGCGGTCTCGGCCGTGTCGCGCTTCTTCGGGCTGATCGCGATGGTGCTGACGGGAAGCGCCGCGCTGGTCGTCACGCACATGGTCATCGTGCGCTATTTTCTCGGAGGCTCGACCGTCTGGCAGACCGAATTCGTCATCTATGCGCTGGTCGCCGCCACCTTCCTCGGCTCGCCTTACGTGCTGCTTAACAAGGGCCACGTGAACGTCGACCTGCTGCAGCTGCGTGCCGCCCCCGTTCCGCGCCGGATCATGCAGACCCTGTCGGCGCTGGCCGGCATCGCCTTCTGCGCCCTGCTGGCCTGGTCGGGCTGGATCTATTTCCACGAGGCCTGGTCCTACGGCTGGCGCACCAGCACCGTGTGGGCGATCCCCTTGTGGATCCCGTTGTTGCCGCTGCCGGTCGGCGTCGGTCTGATGGTCCTGCAATACATCGCTGAAATCATGAAAATCCACGGAGGTGCGCGATGA
- a CDS encoding malonyl-CoA synthase, with protein MTQENHLFSRIRAAIRNEQAPFIEKPSGEVITYGGLLARSAAYANALVALGVKPGDRVAVQVEKSADALMLYLGTVRAGAVFLPLNTAYTPAEIDYFVGDAAPALLVCDPARKDALSPIAEKVGARVETLDPEGRGSLSDAADAAATDFDDVARGADDLAAILYTSGTTGRSKGAMLSHENLTSNASVLVDYWHYTSNDVLLHALPIFHTHGLFVATNVTLLAGGSMLFLPKFDLDEILRLMPRATTMMGVPTFYARLLGTDRFTRELAAHMRLFVSGSAPLSAEVHKAFSARTGHAILERYGMTETNMNTSNPYDGDRRPGTVGYPLPGVELRIADPDSGKVLAQGEVGVIEVKGPNVFKGYWQMPEKTASEFRTDGFFITGDMGLIDERGYVSIVGRAKDLIISGGFNVYPAEVEAAIDEIEGVAESAVIGVPHADFGEGVVAVVAPHKGVSLDPEAVVAPLAERLARFKQPKKVYVLPELPRNTMGKIQKNVLRDMYKDTFA; from the coding sequence ATGACGCAAGAAAACCATCTCTTCTCCCGTATCCGCGCCGCCATCCGCAACGAGCAGGCGCCCTTCATCGAAAAGCCCTCGGGAGAGGTCATCACCTATGGCGGGCTGCTGGCCCGCTCGGCCGCCTATGCCAATGCGCTCGTTGCCCTCGGCGTCAAGCCGGGCGACCGCGTCGCCGTGCAGGTGGAAAAGTCCGCCGATGCCCTGATGCTCTATCTCGGCACCGTGCGCGCCGGCGCCGTGTTCCTGCCGCTCAACACTGCCTATACCCCGGCGGAGATCGACTATTTCGTCGGCGACGCCGCTCCGGCCCTGCTGGTCTGCGATCCCGCTCGCAAGGACGCGCTTTCGCCCATCGCCGAAAAAGTCGGTGCGCGGGTCGAGACGCTGGATCCTGAGGGGCGCGGTAGCCTCAGCGATGCGGCGGATGCAGCCGCCACCGACTTCGACGACGTTGCCCGCGGCGCCGACGATCTTGCGGCCATCCTCTACACCTCCGGCACCACCGGGCGCTCCAAGGGCGCCATGCTCAGCCACGAGAACCTGACGTCCAACGCCTCGGTTCTCGTCGACTACTGGCACTACACCTCTAACGACGTGCTGCTGCATGCCCTGCCGATCTTCCACACGCATGGGCTCTTCGTCGCCACCAACGTGACGCTACTGGCCGGCGGATCGATGCTGTTCCTGCCGAAGTTCGATCTCGACGAGATCCTGCGCCTGATGCCGCGCGCCACCACCATGATGGGCGTGCCGACCTTCTATGCGCGCCTGCTCGGCACCGACCGCTTTACCCGCGAGCTCGCGGCCCACATGCGCCTGTTCGTCTCCGGCTCGGCGCCGCTCTCGGCCGAGGTGCACAAGGCGTTCAGCGCCCGCACCGGCCACGCCATTCTCGAGCGCTACGGCATGACCGAGACCAACATGAACACCTCCAACCCCTATGACGGCGACCGCCGTCCGGGCACCGTCGGCTATCCGCTGCCGGGCGTGGAGCTGCGCATCGCCGATCCGGACAGCGGCAAGGTGCTGGCCCAGGGCGAGGTCGGCGTCATCGAGGTCAAGGGCCCGAACGTTTTCAAGGGCTACTGGCAGATGCCGGAAAAGACCGCGTCGGAGTTCCGCACCGACGGCTTCTTCATCACCGGCGACATGGGGCTCATCGACGAGCGCGGCTACGTCTCCATCGTCGGCCGCGCCAAGGACCTGATCATCTCCGGCGGCTTCAACGTCTATCCGGCCGAGGTCGAGGCAGCGATCGACGAGATCGAGGGCGTGGCGGAGAGTGCGGTGATCGGCGTGCCCCATGCGGATTTCGGCGAGGGTGTCGTCGCCGTGGTCGCCCCGCACAAGGGCGTTTCGCTCGATCCGGAGGCGGTGGTCGCCCCGCTCGCCGAGCGCCTTGCCCGCTTCAAGCAGCCGAAGAAGGTCTACGTGCTACCCGAGCTGCCGCGCAACACCATGGGCAAGATCCAGAAGAACGTCCTGCGCGACATGTACAAGGACACGTTCGCCTGA
- a CDS encoding FadR/GntR family transcriptional regulator, with amino-acid sequence MQKDKTSLPVASQPMRGNLKSAVAETLALRILDGTYQPGATLPTEAELLGSLGVSRTCLREALQILVGKGLITSRPKHGTSVRPEVHWNFLDDQMLAWRQKVVPQSQLLAELVAIREMVEPEAAALAAQNADAETIAAMREALDAMGIADGNRTPATQDADVRFHRLLLAAGGNALLSGLGACIENALRASIRISSDPGVSDPIALGQHARVLDAVEAREPERAREEMRKLMALTRALLTRVKALD; translated from the coding sequence ATGCAGAAAGACAAGACCAGCCTGCCGGTCGCATCCCAGCCGATGCGCGGCAACCTCAAGTCGGCAGTGGCGGAGACGCTCGCCCTGCGCATTCTCGACGGCACCTACCAGCCCGGCGCGACCCTGCCGACGGAAGCCGAACTGCTGGGCAGCCTCGGCGTCAGCCGCACCTGCCTGCGCGAGGCGCTGCAGATCCTGGTCGGCAAGGGGCTGATCACCTCGCGGCCCAAGCACGGCACCAGCGTGCGCCCGGAAGTCCATTGGAACTTCCTCGACGACCAGATGCTGGCCTGGCGGCAGAAGGTGGTGCCGCAGAGCCAGCTGCTGGCCGAGCTGGTCGCCATCCGCGAGATGGTGGAGCCGGAGGCCGCGGCCCTTGCCGCGCAGAACGCCGACGCCGAGACCATCGCCGCCATGCGCGAGGCGCTGGACGCCATGGGCATCGCCGACGGCAACCGCACACCGGCGACCCAGGACGCGGATGTGCGCTTTCACCGGCTGCTGCTGGCGGCCGGCGGCAACGCGCTGCTGTCCGGCCTCGGCGCCTGCATCGAGAACGCGCTGCGGGCCTCGATCCGCATCAGCTCCGATCCGGGCGTCAGCGACCCAATCGCGCTCGGCCAGCATGCCCGCGTGCTGGACGCCGTCGAGGCGCGCGAGCCGGAGCGGGCGCGCGAGGAGATGCGCAAGCTGATGGCACTGACCCGCGCCCTGCTGACCCGGGTGAAGGCTCTGGACTGA
- a CDS encoding methyl-accepting chemotaxis protein, whose protein sequence is MASAARKTGPSKKSQNIGEEIAGFIGADEFTTDQARAVWQKLKPAMPEILDGFYASISKHPSLAPKLGAKGENVPRLKNAQTDHWDYIFNHEPDAEFEARAVRIGEAHVRINLEPKWYLASYGRLLVEAIPALASRHRLQPTKLAEALQVLVSRTFLDMIVSYDAYENGVLRQQAQENKMDNELASLRSLAGTVSDINDVAIGMATFSRNTRRARESGQAISAAATELVTSVEQIAGNSDSAARQADATNEAVAHGLRAMDDVSRCMGEIAATAQESSSNLAELQKASEQIGEFLSVIESIASQTNLLALNATIEAARAGEAGRGFAVVASEVKSLATQTAKATEDITQRIAALRAGMSTTQMAIDSSCEAVTRGQETISGANEQMHSISAQISEVSARMQEISQILGQQKESSQEIAVSITGVADLAAENDRQLISMSATLQASNDRFSNNAQTWFNATSHRSLCEMAKIDHVLFKKKVVDTVIGRDDWTVDAVPDHHGCRFGQWYDAIDNEAVRAHPAYLAVQAPHQRVHAAAKAALAAHAIGDSDVAAARLGDLDKASHEVLAALDALSEAFDTELSSLERRRHQPASAPATRGKAH, encoded by the coding sequence ATGGCAAGTGCAGCGCGGAAAACCGGGCCCTCGAAGAAATCCCAGAATATTGGCGAGGAGATTGCCGGTTTCATCGGTGCCGACGAGTTTACCACCGACCAGGCCAGGGCCGTGTGGCAGAAGCTCAAGCCGGCCATGCCGGAAATTCTCGACGGCTTCTATGCCAGCATCTCCAAGCACCCCTCGCTGGCGCCCAAGCTGGGCGCCAAGGGCGAGAACGTGCCTCGGCTGAAAAATGCCCAGACCGACCACTGGGACTACATCTTCAACCACGAGCCGGACGCGGAGTTCGAGGCGCGTGCGGTGAGGATCGGCGAAGCGCATGTGCGCATCAACCTGGAACCGAAGTGGTATCTGGCCTCCTACGGCCGGCTGCTGGTGGAGGCGATCCCCGCGCTCGCCAGCCGTCACCGCCTGCAGCCGACGAAGCTCGCCGAGGCGCTGCAGGTGCTGGTCAGCCGCACCTTCCTCGACATGATCGTCTCCTACGACGCGTACGAGAACGGCGTGCTGCGCCAACAGGCGCAGGAAAACAAGATGGACAACGAGCTGGCCTCGCTGCGCAGCCTGGCCGGCACGGTGTCCGACATCAATGACGTGGCCATCGGCATGGCCACCTTCTCGCGCAACACCCGCAGGGCGCGCGAAAGCGGCCAGGCAATTTCCGCCGCCGCGACGGAACTGGTCACCTCGGTCGAGCAGATCGCCGGCAACAGCGACAGCGCCGCACGCCAGGCCGACGCCACCAACGAGGCGGTGGCACACGGCTTGCGGGCGATGGACGACGTGTCCCGCTGCATGGGCGAGATCGCGGCAACCGCGCAGGAGAGCTCGTCCAACCTCGCCGAGCTGCAGAAGGCGTCCGAGCAGATCGGCGAATTCCTGTCGGTGATCGAGAGCATCGCCAGCCAGACCAACCTGCTGGCGCTGAATGCCACGATCGAGGCGGCGCGCGCCGGCGAGGCGGGCCGCGGTTTTGCCGTCGTCGCCAGCGAGGTGAAGAGCCTCGCCACCCAGACGGCGAAGGCGACCGAGGACATCACCCAGCGCATCGCGGCGCTGCGCGCGGGCATGAGCACGACGCAGATGGCCATCGACAGTTCCTGCGAGGCGGTGACGCGCGGACAGGAGACGATCTCGGGCGCCAACGAGCAAATGCACTCGATCAGCGCGCAGATCAGCGAAGTCTCGGCCCGGATGCAGGAGATCTCCCAGATCCTCGGCCAGCAGAAGGAATCGAGCCAGGAGATCGCGGTGAGCATCACCGGCGTTGCCGACCTTGCCGCCGAGAACGACCGCCAGCTGATCTCGATGAGCGCGACGCTGCAGGCCAGCAACGACCGCTTCTCCAACAACGCGCAGACCTGGTTCAACGCGACCTCGCATCGCTCGCTCTGCGAGATGGCGAAGATCGACCACGTCCTGTTCAAGAAGAAGGTTGTGGACACGGTCATCGGCCGCGACGACTGGACCGTCGATGCGGTGCCGGACCATCACGGCTGCCGCTTCGGGCAGTGGTACGATGCCATCGACAACGAAGCCGTGCGCGCGCATCCGGCCTATCTGGCCGTACAGGCGCCGCACCAGCGCGTGCATGCCGCAGCCAAGGCGGCGCTTGCCGCCCATGCCATCGGCGATAGCGATGTCGCCGCCGCACGCCTCGGCGATCTGGACAAGGCGAGCCACGAGGTGCTGGCCGCGCTAGACGCCCTGTCGGAAGCATTCGACACGGAACTCAGCAGCCTCGAGCGGCGCCGGCATCAGCCCGCCAGTGCCCCCGCGACGCGCGGCAAGGCACACTAG
- a CDS encoding rhodanese-like domain-containing protein — protein sequence MRLLTALVAMGLTASTLPLAAEEALDLGPDTKSVTIQTEDGPVEITRTMNETQLIGGVLQPMIPVPGVHPAGELEVLAALQDENARVVDMRTMEWRVKSTIPGSIHIPYTEVSMRLDELGCSGEQGKWDCSGALDVFAFCNGPACGQSPQAIRAMVREGFPAEKIHYYRGGMQDWLVLGLTTVENLF from the coding sequence ATGCGCCTTTTGACCGCCCTCGTGGCGATGGGCCTGACCGCCTCGACGCTTCCGCTTGCCGCGGAAGAAGCTCTCGATCTTGGTCCGGACACCAAGTCCGTCACCATCCAGACCGAGGACGGGCCGGTCGAGATCACCCGCACGATGAACGAGACCCAGCTGATCGGCGGCGTGCTGCAGCCGATGATCCCGGTGCCCGGCGTGCATCCGGCCGGCGAGCTGGAAGTGCTGGCCGCGCTCCAGGACGAAAACGCCCGTGTCGTCGACATGCGGACGATGGAGTGGCGGGTGAAGTCGACGATCCCCGGCTCGATCCACATTCCCTATACCGAAGTGTCGATGCGGCTCGACGAGCTGGGCTGCTCCGGCGAGCAGGGCAAGTGGGACTGCAGCGGCGCGCTGGACGTCTTCGCCTTCTGCAACGGCCCGGCCTGCGGCCAGAGCCCGCAGGCGATCCGCGCCATGGTGCGCGAGGGCTTTCCGGCCGAGAAGATCCACTACTATCGCGGCGGCATGCAGGACTGGCTGGTGCTGGGCCTGACCACCGTCGAGAACCTGTTCTGA
- a CDS encoding L,D-transpeptidase, protein MDADTKDIRQIASAAEGPLRLSRRALIIGAPLVLAACQSSGIATTGAAVTPAVVKGPPLPGEDFDYASAYAAVTDYDFKVPALPYKKFDRKYWRQVVDYDSRHPAGTIIVDPYGKFLYWTLPGGKALRYGIGVGKAGFAWSGDAKVRVKRVWPLWRPPREMIARNPQLEKYWKDGYPRGPQNPLGARALDLWQGSVDTLYRIHGTKEPNSIGRSVSSGCIRMWNQDIMDLFERVPTHTNVVVLGKPSASS, encoded by the coding sequence ATGGACGCCGATACCAAAGACATTCGCCAGATCGCTAGCGCGGCCGAAGGGCCGCTGCGGCTCAGCCGGCGTGCACTCATCATCGGCGCCCCGCTGGTGCTGGCGGCCTGCCAGAGCTCGGGCATCGCCACCACCGGTGCCGCCGTCACGCCGGCGGTCGTCAAGGGTCCGCCGCTGCCGGGCGAGGATTTCGACTACGCCTCGGCCTATGCGGCGGTGACCGACTACGACTTCAAGGTTCCTGCGCTCCCCTACAAGAAGTTCGATCGCAAGTACTGGCGCCAGGTCGTCGATTACGACAGCCGCCATCCGGCCGGCACCATCATCGTCGACCCTTACGGCAAGTTCCTGTACTGGACGTTGCCGGGCGGCAAGGCGCTGCGCTACGGCATCGGTGTCGGCAAGGCCGGCTTCGCCTGGTCGGGCGATGCCAAGGTCCGCGTCAAGCGCGTGTGGCCGCTCTGGCGCCCTCCTCGGGAGATGATCGCCCGCAACCCGCAGCTCGAGAAGTACTGGAAGGACGGCTATCCGCGCGGACCGCAGAACCCGCTCGGCGCGCGCGCCCTCGACCTGTGGCAGGGCAGCGTCGACACGCTGTACCGCATCCACGGCACCAAGGAGCCGAACAGCATCGGCCGCAGCGTGTCGTCGGGCTGTATCCGCATGTGGAACCAGGACATCATGGACCTGTTCGAGCGGGTGCCGACCCACACCAATGTCGTCGTTCTGGGCAAGCCTTCGGCGAGTTCCTGA
- a CDS encoding TRAP transporter large permease, giving the protein MTPMLWGAGVLVALLALLAVGTPIAFALGLVSILALILADGWGSVSILGETFFGGLASFGLVSIPMFILMGAAVASSPAGKDLYEALDRWLNRVPGGLVLSNLGACSIFAALSGSSPATCAAIGKMGIPEMTKRGYPNEIAAGSIAAGGTLGILIPPSVTMIVYGIATETSIGRLFLAGLLPGFMLTVLFMAWTIYDCRRRGVGLDMLGRRFSFRERLEVLPRVLPFLGIIAAILYVLYGGVATPSEAAGVGALFCLIFVAVIYRLWKLSLYSSLFRDTLKESVMIMMIIGASELFSFALSSLFITQTIAEWISLLDVNKWVLMAIINAFLLFAGFFLPPVAVILMTAPILLPIIIQAGFDPYWFAVILTINMEIGLITPPVGLNLYVINGIAPNITLGEILRGSLPYVGCMVVGIVLLCLMPEIALWLPNLLMGPAL; this is encoded by the coding sequence ATGACGCCCATGCTCTGGGGCGCCGGCGTCCTCGTCGCGCTGCTCGCGCTTCTCGCGGTCGGAACGCCGATCGCCTTCGCCCTCGGCCTCGTGTCGATCCTGGCCCTGATCCTCGCCGACGGCTGGGGCAGCGTGTCGATCCTCGGCGAGACCTTCTTCGGCGGCCTGGCCTCCTTCGGCCTGGTGTCGATCCCCATGTTCATCCTGATGGGTGCGGCCGTTGCGTCCTCGCCCGCCGGCAAGGACCTCTACGAGGCGCTCGACCGCTGGCTGAACCGGGTGCCCGGCGGCCTCGTCCTGTCAAATCTCGGCGCCTGCTCGATCTTCGCCGCCCTTTCCGGCTCGTCCCCGGCGACCTGCGCTGCCATCGGCAAGATGGGCATCCCGGAGATGACCAAGCGCGGCTATCCGAACGAGATCGCCGCCGGCTCCATCGCCGCCGGCGGTACGCTCGGCATCCTCATCCCGCCGTCGGTCACCATGATCGTCTACGGCATCGCCACCGAGACCTCCATCGGCCGCCTGTTCCTGGCCGGTCTTCTGCCGGGCTTCATGCTCACGGTCCTGTTCATGGCCTGGACCATCTACGACTGCCGCCGTCGCGGCGTCGGGCTCGACATGCTCGGCCGCCGCTTCTCCTTCCGCGAGCGCCTCGAGGTGCTGCCGCGCGTGCTGCCCTTCCTCGGCATCATCGCGGCGATCCTCTACGTGCTCTATGGCGGCGTCGCCACCCCGTCGGAGGCCGCCGGCGTCGGCGCGCTGTTCTGCCTCATCTTCGTGGCCGTGATCTACCGGCTGTGGAAGCTTTCGCTCTACAGCTCGCTGTTCCGCGACACGCTGAAGGAAAGCGTCATGATCATGATGATCATCGGCGCCTCGGAGCTGTTCTCCTTCGCCCTGTCCTCGCTCTTCATCACCCAGACCATCGCCGAGTGGATCTCCCTGCTCGACGTCAACAAGTGGGTGCTGATGGCGATCATCAACGCCTTCCTGCTGTTCGCCGGCTTCTTCCTGCCGCCGGTGGCGGTGATCCTGATGACGGCGCCGATCCTGCTGCCGATCATCATCCAGGCGGGCTTCGATCCCTACTGGTTCGCGGTCATCCTCACCATCAACATGGAGATCGGGCTGATCACCCCGCCGGTGGGCTTGAACCTCTATGTCATCAATGGCATAGCGCCCAACATCACCCTGGGCGAGATCCTGCGTGGATCGCTCCCCTATGTCGGGTGCATGGTTGTCGGTATCGTCTTGCTGTGCCTGATGCCGGAGATCGCGCTCTGGCTGCCTAACCTCCTGATGGGACCCGCCCTATGA
- a CDS encoding malonyl-CoA decarboxylase, giving the protein MSSSSFFNDLLASIAEQGRHFLDLRRDRPPSGRALGDLCEALLSGRGEASGVALAKDVLASYAALSPEGRAEFFDDLAARFGPDRDKVEEAARSVLEDPLDEARLRRLHAVSEPRRQELIRRLNLAPGGTSALVGMRRQLLAGLREHPDWANVDRDFEHLFSSWFNRGFLVMRRIDWSTPAVILERIIRYEAVHEIRDWDDLRRRIDVPDRRLYAFFHPALVDDPLIFVEVALTKAIPDAIPPILAEQRTGIDAVEANTAVFYSISNCQEGLRGISFGNFLIKQVVEELRRDLPNLKTFVTLSPVPGLRTWLGKALAEEGNPAVSILTPELRELLANGGGEAPLPEEAREPLRALCAHYLAREKRGGRKPLDPVARFHLGNGARLERINWNADPSRNGLRQSFGLMVNYLYDLGDIEKNHEAFEAQGTVAAASSVIRLLKSVPELRTQTPDPVA; this is encoded by the coding sequence ATGAGCAGCAGCAGCTTCTTCAACGACCTTCTCGCCTCCATCGCCGAGCAGGGCCGCCACTTCCTCGACCTTCGGCGGGACCGTCCGCCGAGCGGTCGGGCGCTCGGCGATCTGTGCGAGGCGCTGCTGTCGGGGCGCGGCGAGGCGTCCGGCGTCGCCCTGGCCAAGGACGTGCTGGCGAGCTATGCGGCCCTGTCGCCGGAGGGGCGTGCCGAGTTCTTCGACGATCTCGCCGCCCGCTTCGGCCCGGACCGCGACAAGGTCGAGGAAGCTGCCCGCTCTGTGCTCGAGGACCCATTGGACGAGGCGCGCCTGCGCCGCCTGCACGCCGTCTCCGAGCCGCGCCGGCAGGAGCTGATCCGTCGGCTCAACCTGGCGCCGGGCGGGACCTCCGCGCTGGTCGGCATGCGGCGTCAGCTGCTTGCGGGCCTGCGCGAGCATCCCGACTGGGCCAATGTCGACCGGGACTTCGAGCACCTGTTCTCCTCGTGGTTCAACAGGGGCTTTCTCGTGATGCGCCGGATCGACTGGTCGACCCCGGCGGTGATCCTGGAGCGGATCATCCGCTATGAGGCGGTGCACGAGATTCGCGACTGGGACGACCTGCGCCGGCGCATCGACGTGCCCGACCGGCGTCTTTACGCGTTCTTCCACCCCGCGCTCGTCGATGATCCGCTGATCTTCGTCGAGGTGGCGCTCACCAAGGCGATCCCCGACGCGATCCCGCCGATCCTTGCCGAGCAGCGGACCGGTATCGACGCGGTCGAGGCCAACACGGCGGTCTTTTATTCCATCTCGAACTGCCAGGAGGGCCTGCGCGGCATTTCCTTCGGCAACTTCCTGATCAAGCAGGTGGTGGAGGAGCTGCGCCGCGACCTGCCCAACCTGAAGACCTTCGTCACCCTGTCGCCGGTGCCGGGTCTGCGCACCTGGCTCGGCAAGGCGCTGGCGGAGGAGGGCAATCCGGCCGTCTCGATCCTGACGCCGGAGCTGCGCGAACTGCTGGCAAACGGCGGCGGCGAGGCGCCGCTGCCGGAGGAGGCGCGCGAGCCCTTGCGGGCCCTTTGCGCCCATTACCTTGCCCGCGAGAAGCGCGGCGGCCGCAAGCCGCTCGATCCCGTCGCCCGCTTCCATCTGGGCAACGGCGCCCGGCTTGAGCGCATCAACTGGAACGCCGATCCCTCGCGCAACGGCCTGCGCCAGTCCTTCGGCCTGATGGTCAACTATCTTTACGATCTCGGCGATATCGAGAAAAACCACGAGGCCTTCGAGGCTCAGGGGACGGTCGCTGCCGCCAGCTCCGTCATCCGTCTGCTGAAATCCGTCCCAGAACTCAGGACACAGACACCGGATCCCGTCGCATGA
- a CDS encoding GntR family transcriptional regulator, with translation MDASPTPHKPALRTAQILREALEYDIATGVFAPGTRLDEVSLAKRFNVSRTPIREALIELSASGLVEIRPRRGAFVQEIGVSRLIEMFEVMAELEAMCARLACRRMTAGEHADLLAAHEACTAAADAGEPDAYFYANETFHDTIYRGSGNGFLADQARALQNRLKPYRRLQLRVRNRVGNSLSEHKEIVDAIVAGDDRKAEAALRSHILIQGERFNDFVASLARVEPAQARRLKI, from the coding sequence ATGGATGCCTCGCCGACCCCACACAAGCCAGCTCTTCGCACCGCCCAGATCCTGCGTGAAGCGCTGGAATACGACATCGCCACCGGCGTCTTCGCGCCCGGAACGCGGCTCGACGAGGTGTCGCTGGCCAAGCGCTTCAACGTCTCGCGCACGCCGATCCGCGAAGCATTGATCGAGCTGTCGGCATCCGGGCTGGTGGAGATCCGTCCCCGGCGCGGCGCCTTCGTGCAGGAGATCGGCGTCTCCCGCCTGATCGAGATGTTCGAGGTGATGGCGGAGCTGGAGGCGATGTGCGCAAGGCTGGCCTGCCGGCGGATGACGGCGGGCGAGCACGCGGACCTGCTGGCCGCGCACGAGGCCTGCACGGCGGCGGCCGATGCCGGCGAGCCGGACGCCTATTTCTACGCCAACGAGACGTTCCACGACACGATCTATCGCGGCAGCGGCAACGGCTTCCTCGCCGATCAGGCAAGAGCGCTGCAGAACCGGCTCAAGCCCTATCGGCGTCTTCAGCTGAGAGTGCGAAACCGTGTGGGGAATTCGCTGAGCGAGCACAAGGAGATCGTCGACGCGATCGTGGCAGGCGACGACCGCAAGGCGGAAGCGGCGCTGCGCTCGCATATCCTGATCCAGGGCGAGCGGTTCAACGACTTCGTCGCCTCGCTCGCCCGGGTGGAGCCGGCACAGGCGCGCCGGCTCAAAATCTGA